A section of the Diabrotica virgifera virgifera chromosome 8, PGI_DIABVI_V3a genome encodes:
- the LOC126890045 gene encoding uncharacterized protein LOC126890045 encodes MDPTRFYGKQKETHILLPDIDSDLDYSSDDSITDETYLPDMLQDSSSSDDQIVEGDQLGQQADSSDDEDLPPPLSDLTNNQIPICSNYGKKKIDLKWTNSKNEAAQTPLWGAHLQDETEVKTPVQYFYKLVDKALLDYIMEQSNLYATQTDISGNFSMDSKDLEQFLGACFYMSLISVPGTSRYWSNACRISQVADVMPLRRFEQIKKIYILLIITNYH; translated from the exons atggATCCAACACGTTTTTATGGCAAACAAAAGGAAACACATATACTTTTACCAGATATTGACAGTGATCTTGATTATAGCAGCGATGATAGCATAACAGATGAAACTTATCTACCAGATATGTTGCAAG ATTCATCTAGTAGTGATGATCAAATAGTCGAAGGTGACCAATTGGGTCAGCAAGCGGATTCTTCTGATGATGAAGACCTACCGCCACCTCTATCAGACCTAACAAATAATCAAATTCCCATTTGTTCAAATTATGGAAAAAAGAAAATAGATTTGAAATGGACAAATTCAAAGAATGAGGCAGCTCAAACGCCTCTTTGGGGTGCCCATCTACAGGATGAAACTGAAGTGAAAACTCCCgtccaatatttttataaattagtTGATAAAGCTTTGTTAGATTATATAATGGAGCAATCAAATTTGTATGCTACACAAACAGATATATCTGGAAACTTTTCTATGGATTCAAAAGATCTGGAACAGTTTTTAGGAGCATGTTTCTATATGTCACTGATATCGGTACCAGGTACTAGTAGGTATTGGAGTAATGCGTGTAGAATTTCTCAAGTCGCTGATGTAATGCCGTTACGAAGATTtgagcaaataaaaaaaatttacattttgcTGATAATCACCAACTACCATTGA